A portion of the Natronococcus sp. AD-5 genome contains these proteins:
- the rpl18a gene encoding 50S ribosomal protein L18Ae yields MSQFTVTGRFKSRDEYAAFETTIEAENERVDREHVLSQLGSRHGLKRTQIELDEVTQQ; encoded by the coding sequence ATGAGCCAGTTCACGGTTACCGGTCGGTTCAAGAGCCGCGACGAGTACGCGGCGTTTGAAACCACGATCGAAGCCGAGAACGAGCGCGTCGACCGCGAACACGTGCTCTCCCAGCTCGGAAGCCGTCACGGGCTCAAGCGAACGCAGATCGAACTCGACGAGGTTACCCAACAATGA
- a CDS encoding NmrA/HSCARG family protein, whose amino-acid sequence MIDSVLVVGSTGTQGGAVARHLLERDVTVLALTRNKDSENARDLAERGAEVVEADIGQKNSVEPLVEQADGIFLMTNFWEHGFDDEVDQGRNVVELADEVGVDHLVFSSVGGADRETGIAHFDSKWEIERLIDHHELPATVVRPVFFAQNFEGFRESIEDGAVAMGLEPRVPLQVLDVEDLGAFVAEIFGDPDRYVGEAFELAGDELPLRAMAVRFADALETDVRAHHLSIDDVRESQGEEYAVMFEWFNEHGYESPIDDLQVEHDVDFHRLEDYLERAW is encoded by the coding sequence ATGATCGATTCCGTACTCGTGGTCGGTTCGACCGGCACGCAAGGCGGCGCCGTCGCCAGACACCTGCTCGAGCGAGACGTAACGGTCCTCGCGCTGACGCGCAACAAGGACAGCGAGAACGCCCGCGACCTCGCCGAGCGCGGCGCGGAGGTCGTCGAAGCCGACATCGGCCAGAAGAACTCGGTCGAACCGCTCGTCGAGCAGGCCGACGGAATTTTCCTGATGACGAACTTCTGGGAACACGGGTTCGACGACGAGGTCGACCAGGGACGGAACGTCGTCGAACTCGCCGACGAGGTCGGCGTCGACCACCTCGTGTTCTCCTCTGTCGGCGGCGCCGACCGCGAGACGGGTATCGCCCATTTTGACTCTAAATGGGAGATCGAGCGACTGATCGACCACCACGAACTCCCGGCGACGGTCGTCCGGCCGGTCTTCTTCGCGCAGAACTTCGAGGGCTTTCGCGAGTCGATCGAGGACGGAGCGGTAGCGATGGGCCTCGAGCCGCGCGTCCCGTTACAGGTGCTCGACGTCGAGGATCTCGGCGCGTTCGTCGCCGAGATATTCGGCGATCCGGATCGGTACGTCGGCGAGGCGTTCGAACTCGCGGGCGACGAACTGCCGCTGCGGGCGATGGCCGTCCGATTCGCCGACGCGCTCGAGACCGACGTCCGCGCGCACCACCTCTCGATCGACGACGTGCGCGAGAGCCAGGGCGAGGAGTACGCGGTGATGTTCGAGTGGTTCAACGAGCACGGCTACGAGTCCCCGATCGACGACCTGCAGGTCG
- the pfdA gene encoding prefoldin subunit alpha → MSQQQLQQLSQELQEIEEQIETLQQNVEGVQQEQHDVDEAIEALDTLETGSTVQVPLGGGAYLRATIEDIDEVIVDLGADYAAEFEEGDAVDALENKKVRLGDRIDDINEEISELQAESQELEQQAQQLQQQAMQQQMQQMGQQGQGPDE, encoded by the coding sequence ATGAGTCAACAGCAACTCCAGCAGCTCTCCCAGGAGCTCCAGGAAATCGAAGAACAGATCGAGACCCTCCAGCAGAACGTCGAGGGAGTCCAGCAGGAACAGCACGACGTCGACGAGGCCATCGAGGCGCTCGACACCCTCGAGACGGGCTCGACGGTCCAGGTCCCGCTCGGCGGCGGCGCCTACCTGCGCGCGACCATCGAGGACATCGACGAAGTGATCGTCGACCTCGGCGCCGACTACGCCGCGGAGTTCGAGGAGGGCGACGCCGTCGACGCCCTCGAGAACAAGAAGGTGCGACTCGGCGACCGGATCGACGACATCAACGAGGAGATCTCCGAGCTCCAGGCGGAGAGCCAGGAGCTCGAACAGCAGGCCCAGCAGCTCCAGCAGCAGGCGATGCAACAGCAGATGCAGCAGATGGGCCAGCAGGGGCAGGGCCCGGACGAGTAG
- the ftsY gene encoding signal recognition particle-docking protein FtsY — translation MFDNLKEKLGSFREDAEAAAEENVEEVDEDELEDEELDDVETADAAASDSESPDTTGEPVDTVDEPESELEAEMAAPPEAADATAGTEADERDVQESPTPDPSAATEPTPEPELETDPTAPELEDDADEPRETAAAEVESVEGADAEAEEEDEADDGGNGTGFGAKARSLVKGKFVIEEEDLEGPLYELEMALLTSDVEMGVAEEILDSIRDELVGETRTFTTSTGEVVEEALRNAIHDVISVGQFDFDERIAIEDKPVTIIFTGVNGVGKTTSIAKMSRYLEERGYSTVMANGDTYRAGANEQIQEHADALDTKCISHEQGGDPAAVLYDAVEYAEANDVDVVLGDTAGRLHTDEGLMDQLEKIDRVVGPDMTLFVDEAVAGQDAVNRAREFDEAAEIDGAILSKADADSNGGAAISIAHVTGKPILFLGVGQGYDDLERFDPDEMIDRLLEDE, via the coding sequence ATGTTCGACAACCTGAAGGAGAAGCTCGGGAGCTTTCGTGAAGACGCCGAAGCGGCCGCCGAGGAGAACGTCGAGGAGGTCGACGAGGACGAACTCGAGGACGAAGAACTCGACGACGTCGAGACTGCAGACGCCGCGGCGTCCGACTCGGAGTCCCCTGATACTACCGGCGAACCGGTCGATACAGTAGACGAGCCAGAGAGCGAACTCGAGGCCGAGATGGCGGCGCCACCCGAGGCGGCGGACGCGACCGCCGGAACGGAGGCCGACGAACGCGACGTTCAGGAGTCGCCGACGCCCGACCCGTCCGCGGCGACCGAACCGACGCCGGAGCCCGAACTCGAAACCGATCCGACCGCACCCGAACTCGAGGACGACGCCGACGAACCCCGCGAAACCGCAGCCGCCGAAGTCGAGTCCGTCGAGGGCGCCGACGCGGAAGCGGAGGAAGAAGACGAGGCGGACGACGGCGGAAACGGAACCGGCTTCGGCGCCAAGGCCCGTTCGCTCGTCAAAGGAAAATTCGTCATCGAGGAAGAGGACCTCGAGGGGCCGCTGTACGAACTCGAGATGGCGCTGCTCACGAGCGACGTCGAGATGGGCGTCGCCGAGGAGATCCTCGACAGCATCCGCGACGAACTGGTCGGCGAGACGCGCACGTTCACCACGTCGACCGGCGAGGTCGTCGAGGAGGCGCTTCGCAACGCGATCCACGACGTGATCAGCGTCGGCCAGTTCGACTTCGACGAGCGCATCGCGATCGAGGACAAGCCGGTCACGATCATCTTCACCGGCGTCAACGGCGTCGGAAAGACCACCTCGATCGCCAAGATGAGCCGCTACCTCGAGGAGCGCGGCTACTCGACGGTGATGGCCAACGGCGACACCTACCGCGCCGGGGCGAACGAACAGATCCAGGAACACGCGGACGCGCTCGACACGAAGTGCATCAGCCACGAACAGGGCGGCGACCCCGCCGCGGTGCTGTACGACGCCGTCGAGTACGCCGAGGCCAACGACGTCGACGTCGTGCTCGGCGATACGGCCGGCCGACTGCACACCGACGAGGGACTGATGGACCAACTCGAGAAGATCGACCGCGTCGTCGGCCCCGATATGACGCTGTTCGTCGACGAGGCCGTCGCCGGTCAGGACGCGGTCAACCGCGCCCGCGAGTTCGACGAGGCCGCCGAGATCGACGGCGCGATCCTCTCGAAGGCCGACGCCGACTCCAACGGCGGCGCGGCGATATCGATCGCTCACGTCACCGGGAAGCCGATCCTGTTTCTCGGCGTGGGGCAGGGCTACGACGACCTCGAGCGGTTCGATCCCGACGAGATGATCGACCGACTGCTCGAAGACGAGTAA